TTCCACTAATTACTTGAGCCCCTAAACGACCTAAATCTGTTTTTAAAACCTGAGAGCTTAAAGGATTTTCTATTGCATAGTTTAATAGATTAATTTTTAGTTGTTCTTGAATAAGAGAAATTAGAGTTGCTCCAAGACAAACTAAAATATGGGTTCTAAACCCAGCAGCTTGATTATTACTTCCTCTTTCATAACCAATTATTCCTCCAATTATTGTTGAAAGAAATATACGAAGAATAATAATATGAAGTGATAATTCTGTGATAGAGGAATTCATTATATCACCACCCTTTTTTCAGATTAAAAATATTAATTATATTAATTATGTTAATTATTAGAAATTTATTATAACACATAAGAACAAAAAAATAAAGAAATTTTAATAGGAAATTTTTATTTTTATTAATTTTTTATTAGTTAAAATATGTTATAATAATAATAAAAATGGAGTTGAATATGAAAAAGAAAATTTTAGTAATAGATGATGAAGAACATATTTTAGAGCTTTTAAAAATAAATTTAGAATTTTCTGGTTATGATACTTATGCTTATGACACTGGAAAAGATGTTTTAGAAATAATTGAAAAAACAAATCCTGATTTAATTCTTTTAGATTTAATGTTACCAGAAATAGATGGAATAGAGATATGTAAAAGAATAAGAAGAAATCCTAAATTTAATAAAATAAAATTATTGATATTGAGTGCCAAATCTGATGAGATAGATAAAATTTTGTGTTTAGAGATAGGAGCTGATGATTACATAACTAAACCTTTTAGTTTAAGAGAATTATTAGCAAGAATAAAAGCTATATTTAGAAGAGTAGATTTTGAATACGATAATACTGTAGAAGTAATGAAAAAAATAGATGAAAAAAAAGAAAATATTAAAGAAGAGATAATATATTATAAAGATTTAAAAGTAGATTTAAAAAAAGGAGAGATATATAAAGGAGAAATAAAATTAAATTTGACAACTAAAGAATTTAAATTA
The DNA window shown above is from Fusobacterium mortiferum ATCC 9817 and carries:
- a CDS encoding response regulator transcription factor, which encodes MKKKILVIDDEEHILELLKINLEFSGYDTYAYDTGKDVLEIIEKTNPDLILLDLMLPEIDGIEICKRIRRNPKFNKIKLLILSAKSDEIDKILCLEIGADDYITKPFSLRELLARIKAIFRRVDFEYDNTVEVMKKIDEKKENIKEEIIYYKDLKVDLKKGEIYKGEIKLNLTTKEFKLFSFLLLHKGEVLLRENIIEQVWKFDNNNSRSLDVHIRKLRIKLGDKNNSYLETIRGIGYMVPLE